cctgttcttttctttttaatccatGAATATTTTAGTACATATTTCCTAAAAAGTGAAGGCTTTTGTAAAAATTGTATCATGCTTCCATTATCACACCTTAATATCCTCCATGTTGTGAAATAACCAATCATTATGGAAATTCCTGTGAACAcctcaaaatctttttcttttcacatcttGTCTTAATCGGGATCGAAGTAAGGTTGGCCCACTGTGATCAGTTGCTTTGTCTCGGTCCTAACGCAATATAACTGGTGGCCTTTTAAGAAGAGGAGACTTACACGTGGACAGAATGGCCactgaggacacagagagaaaacaagccaaggagagaggcttctGAAGGACTCCATCCTGCCAGCACCTCAGTCTCAGATTTCTAGTCTCCAGGACTGTGGAGAAGTggaatctcttttttttaaaaaaaatttattttgggctgctctgggtcttggttACTGTGAGtgtgtttttctctagttgtggtgcgcaggcttctcattgcagcgccttctcttgttgcagagcaccgccTCCAGCAACTGAGgaacgcaggcttcagtagttgaggctcccagGCTCGAGAGAACAGGCTCAGCCTTTGCGGTGAACAGGCTCAACTGTTCCGCAGCATGTGGATCTAaattcccggaccagggatggaacccttggtTCCAGCGTTCCTTGCCTtgacagattctcaaccactggaccaccagggaagtctccaggaaATGGAATTTCTGTGGCTGGAGTCACTCAACTGTGGTACTTGGTGTGACAGTCCTCACAAATTTAAGATAGCGGGTCAATCAGGGGCTGCTGTAACACACCCCCGCCGGCCCCTTATCTTATAGATTCATTCACTGCTGATCAGAATCGGTAACTTCATATTCCAAATCAGTTCAAAATGTGTAACTCTCAGTCATTTGTTTCCCCCACATCAATTAGCTGATATTCTTCCCTTAAAGAAGGAATGGCCTTCCTCAACAAGGGCTATTTGAAATATATTGGTTCCTGCCAGACAGGTGGGACACAAGATCATCTTCTCCCTTCCAAGAGCCCATTTTCAGACTGAGGGGTTGCGGGTGCCCTAGCTGCCTCCAATGGTGACAGTGAGGTTCATTATTTTGTCTTCCCATGTTTTGTTCTCTTGCATCCTTACCATCTCAgttgatgctgctgctaagtcacttcagtcatgtccgactctgtgcgaccccatagatggcagccaccaggctcccctgtccctgggattctccaggcaagaacactgcagtgggttgccattcccttctccagtgcatgaaagtgaagagtgaaagtgaagttgctcagtcatgtccgactcttagcgaccccatggactgcagcctaccaggctcctccgtccatgggattttccaggcaagaggactggagtgggttgtcagtgCCTTCTCCGGACCATCTCAGTAAAATAAGTGTACTTAAAGTATTTAAagtgagtcttctttttttttaatttattagagTCTAATTATTTACAgcgttgtgttagttttaggtgtacagaagaatgattcatttgtatatatactcattctttttcaggttcttttctgaCATAGattactacagaatattgagtagagttccctctgctgtacTGTAGCTCCTTGTCGCTTATCTGTCTTGTATACAATACtgtgtatatgttcatcccaAGCCCATGATTtatctttcccctcctccccacatgtctcctttggaaaccataagtttgtaagtttgtttctgttttataaatatgttcatttgtgccattttaaaaattagatttcacatatgactgatatcatatgatatttgtctatgacttacttcatttagtatgattatctctaggtccattttTGGCACTggaagtggcattatttcattctttttccaatttttatttcttggccacACTGTATGGTATGTATGATTttagttccctagccagggatcaaacccaggtcccctgtattgggtgtgcagagtcttagccactggaccactagggaagtcactatttctttccttttttatgactgagtaatactccattgtatatatgaaccatatcttctttatccattcatttatagatggatatttaggttgcttctgtgtcttagctattataaatagggctgctgtgaacatagggatgTATGTATCTTTGAATTATgcttttctccagatatgtgcccaggaatgggattgctgtattacggtagctctatttttagttttttgaggacctgccatactgttctccatagtggcctgCACccatttacagtcccaccaacagtgtaggaggcttctcttttctctataccctctccagcatttattgtttgtggactttttgataatggccataaTTGGTCTTCTTTTTTGTGAGTCAACGTGTCTCATTTGGGGCCATTAGGAGTTCCCTCATGCTGCACAGTGTCCTCCAGGACACAGCTccatttcactttcaccttctcgCTTTCTTTCTGTGCAAGACTTCCAACCCCAACCTTTCACATTTCTGGCCCAGACCTGgaaaatcagccatttctcctgGAGGCCTCTGGGCAGTGGTGTTCCATCTGGGGGCCAGGGGCACTCATTGCTATGGGTGTTCATCGTTTCCATGCCTCTCCAGCAGACAGGGCCAGGAAACACAcacttttgaaaggaaaaaaaaaaaatatatatatatatatatatatcacaagtTCATACTGTTGTTTCCAGCTCACACGTAACATCACAgtgttttacttttctcttttccctaaaAAGTCTGCTTCCTAAAACCACTGATATTCTCAGTTGCATTATTCCATTAGATGCAAAATAGTTTCCAAATAAGTAACATGCCAGTGTTAACTACTGAGAATTAAACTACCATAGGAAGTTTAAGACTTCTTTGCAGCTATGGTTTTccttaggcttccttggtggctcagatggtaaagaatctgcctgccaatgcaagagactggggttctaatccctggatctggaagatttcctagagaaggaaatgaaaacccactccagtattcttgactgggaaaccccgtggacagaggagcctggcagcctgcagtccctagagtcacaaatagtcggacacaactgagcaactaacactttctggTTTTCTCATAATAGCTCTCCCTGTGGACGGACCACAAAAACACTGGGTCCCTAGCGATAATTATTTTCTCCCTGCATTTGCGGCATGACATTGACACAGGATTCATTCATTTCAGCTTGGCTCTCAACATTCAgggattgctttttaaaattaacattttgcaTATGCAGCATACTTAATGATTTCAAAGTCACATAAAAGAGTAGatccacccctgcccccaactgTGCCCTCCCCTCCCTGTATGCAAGCATTTTCATTAAGTTTTGGGTTGTCCTTTCTGATGTTTCTTTTTGCAAATAtaatacaggtgtgtgtgtgtgtccctcctCATAAAAACTAGCATTCCATATacaacagacttcattttttgctTAACTTTACAGTATACTCTGAGATTTTATATCAGTGTCAAGAAGTCTTCCTCAGACTTCCCCACTGGTCCACTGGCTTAAACTCTGTGCTAGTGGGCTCTGGAATGCACAATAGTTgtggctccatagttgtggcacatgggcttagctgctctgagacatgtgggatcttcttggaccagggattgaacccatgttccctgcattggcaggcaggttcttatccactgtaccatcagggaagtcccccttagTGGCTTTAAATGGGCATTTCTCTTATGATGAATGAAGCTGGGCATCTTTTCCAAACTTTTGGgccagtttcatttcttcttcagtgCACTCTTTATATCTTTTCTCACTTTTCCCCATCCTAGAGGATTGttggtctttttttcctcttgagtttAGGGAACTCTTTATATATTAGCTGTTTGTAATATAGGTTGCAAAATTtctgaccccccaccccccggtttgtcaattatttttttgttttattgtgccTTTGTTTTTTTTAGCCATGATGCctgacctgtgggatcttagttttttgatcaGTGATGCAACTGGGGCCCtgacagtgaaagcactgagcccTAACCACTCAACTGCCAGGGTGTTCCCTACTGTGACTTtgcatatttatttggctgtgcctggttgcagcatgcaaactcttagttgtgacgCGTGGGATCTCAtaacctgaccagggatcaaacctgggcccccctgcatggggagggttgtctcagccaccaggccaccagggaagtcccaagagtggGCAGTTTTATCTTATTCCCAACTTTACTCGGAAAGCAAGTTTCCATTAAATAAGATGCAGGCTTAGGATGTTTATCAATTcctagtgttttttttaaaaaattaaatcaagaatGTGTGAATTTTGTCAATTAAATTGCTCTTTCTCTGTTTAAAAGGATTCTTATATGACTTTTTCTTTAGTTAAGTAATAACACAATAAATTGTACTGAACCGTCCTTGCTTTCCTCGAATGAATCCCACTGggctgtggggttttttttgttgctgttattttgtttttttaatgtgctgacAGGTTCTGTTTCAAAAGGAAATTCTGGAGGAACTAGGAGGTGGGGTTCAGGGattggaccagagattgaacccatgtcccctgcattggcaggcaagttcttatCCACtataccatcagggaagtccctcttagtGATTCGAAATGGGCATTTCTCTTACGATGAATGAAGCTGGGTGGCCTTGGAGATCCTGGAAGGTCTCCCTGGAGTTAGGAGAGGGCAGCAGCGAGCTGGAAACGCTTGTTCTTTCCCCAAAGTGCTCGTGGGAGAGGAAAGCAATGGAAAACTGCTTAAATCCGTCTTAAAGGGAACGTGTGTGTgtttcgttgctcagtcatgtccgactttttgcgaccccatagactatagcccccccaggctcctctgtccatagggttctctaggcaagaatagtggagtgggttgccattcccttctccaggggatcttcacgacccagggatggaacccagttctcctgcattgcaggtggattcttaaccatctgagccaccagggaagccctttaaaaggAATATTTCAATAGAAATACCCATCAACGAGGAACCAGTTAAGCAAATTATGACACACATCCATACAAcagaatgggcttccccggtggctcggagttaaagaatccacctgcaatgcaggagactcaggttccatccctgggtggggaagatcccctggaggaggaaatggcaacccattccagtattcttgcctggagaatcccatgaacagagcgggctacagtccatggagtcgccaaagagttggacacaactgagtgactaaacgaaGCAACAATAGAACAGAAGACTATCTagtgattaaataaaatacaccCAAGTACCTTGTGTGTCAAATACACAACCATCTCCAGCTTACTAAGTGAAAGGGCAAATCAGTGTCTTtaagaaaaagcaggaaaaataacATCAGAACCAAATTTGCTTGGTATATGCCCAAagagttccagaaggagaaacAAGAATCAGATTAATTTGATTGCATCCAGAGAGGGTGAAACTGGGTGCTTGGGGGCAGCAAGGAGACTCTTCACCCTTTCCCACTGGTCTTGTTTGGCTTATGAGCTCTGCCAATGCCCTACCTGtccaaaacacaaacacatagaagAAAAACTTGGAACGACAAGAGTAAAACAGACCCAGGGGGGCCTGGTTTTTTACTGGGGGAGCACCACCCTAGATCCCTGATCTCAGGGCAGGGGTGGGCATGGGAGGCCACCTCATTCAGCCTCTTCCTCACCCAGCCCCCTTTCACGGATGCCCAGGTGGGCTGGGCCCACAACGTCGTCATCACACTTGACTGTTCGATGGAGACGATGATGCAGAGAGCCCTAAGCCAGGACCACATGGAACACTGGACAGATGGCTGTGAGGCAGCCCTCCGCTAGCACCTGGAGACGTACTACACCCTGTATGGACCTGTCCTGACCTTCTACCAGCAAAAGAACCTGCTCCGAAACGTTAAGTACCATCCCCCCACTCCAATCCAGCCCCCGCAAAGGGACCAAGTCCAGCTGAAACAGAGCAGGTGTTACACTGTTACCTAGGTCCCAGACCTCTCTGGGCCTGCCTGTGTTTCCCCAAGCACATACACTGGGGGGTTCCATCTCTTCCATTAGGCAGAACGGGTGCAGCTGCGTGGATTCCGAGAGATGATGCTGAAGGTCTGAACAGAATGACTGGCTCCAAAACCACACCATTAAGTGTTTTTAGAACATGGTGGAGGTAatttagttgctcatttgtgtccaactctttgccaccccatagactgtagcccaccaggctcctctgtccatggggttctctaggcaagaatactggagtgggttgccattttcttctccgtgGGATGTTACAAAATTTAGGATCATGACAACCAGCCAACCACAGCTCAGCTCCAATGCAGCCATGGGTCCTCAAGGCATAGGAAGTAGGACTATCTTTGTTTCAGTTtgaatttttggctgtgctgggtcttcattgcggtaCACAggttttctctacttgtggcacgtggacttctcttgttgcagagctcggaCTCGgaagttgtggcgtgtgggcttagttgcattatggcttgtgagatcttagttcccagaccagggattgaaactgtgtcccctgcattggaaggtggattcttttttttttttttggaaggcggattcttaatcactggatcatcagggaagtcctccaaaGTATGGATCTCTTAATTCTTAAAGTGACCCATGCAGTTACTATACATTGCTATGGAGCTAAGAGAACTTTGGTGTCATTCCTGGTCCCCTCCCACAACCAAGGGTAAAATCGAGAGTGAGAGGAAGGAGCCTGGAGTATcatgggtggggtgggaaggctgTGAGCCAGCCTGGCACATCCCCCATCCCGTGGGTTGTTCCAGGGGACAGCGCCCCCGTGCAGTCTGTGCGGCCGAGTGAGCGCCCAGCGGTAACGCGTGGCCTTTCTAACCATTTCCCCTCCCCTCATCCGTGTGGCCCTGGGGCTGCACCTGTCAGTCCTGCTCTAGCAACTGGAAGGGGAACCTGCTCTCCCCTGGTGTGTGTGAGGGAGAGGTGTGGGGGCCATGACCTCGCTCTACTCTGAACTGACCCCCTCTGCTACCCCTTGTCTACACCTTGGCCAAagttccagaaaacatttttGCCAAGTGCTGCTCTGTCATCAAAAGCCTGCAGTGAGTTGGGAGAGGGCTGGGGGCCCCACTTCCCCCTCATCCTAGAGGTCAGAGCGGGTACACTGCCTGAGGTGAGATGCTGGTGAGGGGAGTCTTGGGTTCCAACCTAAACTGAGGCTCCATGTGACCCCAGGGTGACAGCCCTCCCCCTTTCCTGGGCCCACAAATGGCTGACTGGGGGCACTCCCACAGGGGTAGGTCCCTAAGAAGCCTTGCGTGGGAGGTCACGAGGGCCGCGAACAGCCCCACACCATGACAGCTGATTTCCCTGCTGGAATTCGACCATACCTCCCAGAACTCTCCCAGCAAAGTACGCCTCTGGATGACCAGCCCTGGGCCAGACAGCTGAAGAGGTCCTCAACGACTGCTCTCCCATCTCCCATCCTCATCCTGAGGCTGCCAACCCTTGGGACAGATGTCCCTCCCTTGGACAGGCCAGGTTTCCACCTCAGGGCTCGCCAGCCAAACTGGCCACAGTGAGGACCGGATCACATAAAGCACTATGTGGGTTTGTTCCAGCAGCGGGAGGCTGTATCCATGGGAACATCTGTCCCCAGGGACCCTCCTGAGTGCCCTGCTCCCCAAGTTCCCAGTGGGACAAATGCTGGGGATGAAGGGCTGGGGAACTGGACTGCTGGGGCTCTGCCTGCTTCTCCCTTCCTGCAAGACCAGACTTCAGGCAAAGTTTTTTGGGGCCCCCACCCGACTCTCATTGGCCAAGCCTTGTTCCTCTTCAACTTGTTTCCTCTAGAAACACAACTGCGGCCGGCACGCAGTTTTAGACAAAAAGCACTTTATTTAACcaaaaaatgggggggggggggtgagagTTAGGAAAGCACAATGCGCCTGCAGAAAACTATCATCTCTTagaattgttctttttttaaaataaaaaaaataaaggaaaaaacccaaTACAACACAAAGCTTATAATTTCCAATCACCATTATCAGGCTTTTACAACATCTATAAAGAACAAACATCTGCTTCAAAACtctatgggggggggggtgggggggagagagagagagagagagagacagagagagagacggCACCCGGCAGACTTGGGGAGGTTTTGTTACCATTTATTTGTGAAGTTAAAAACGAGcgataaaaagtaaaaactgccatacaattttttgtttgttttgttctcaATTGTTTTCAGTTTCCATGTCCTCTTGAACAGATGAAACACAACAGACCagtcctgggggcggggggtggggggcagcggcagcggggggaggagaggggagcggAGCTGGGCGAAGAGGAGCGAGAGGAGGAGCAGACAGGCTGAGGGAGGGGCTGCCTGGCACAGGGAGGAGGATGGGCTTTCCTAAACGTCAAAACCTGGTCCAAGGAATGTTCCAACTCTAACtaaaaagaaatagcaagagtgactttgtttccttttttaaaagtttattttaaaaacatgaaaagggcCAAGGGTGGTCGCAGGGAGTGAATGAATTGCTTTCTCCTGAAAGAGGCAGTTTCAGGaaggctgggatggggtgggggacgatagagatttttttatatatatatataattttataagttttgttttactttttagtttttaactttaatttttttttttttttttgcagagattTAGTTCTCGCTATCTTCTCTGGCTGGCTCAAGATGAAGGAtcccaattttgaaagaaaaaaagcatatgaGACACACAGAATGAGCGAGAGAGCGAGAGCCTGGCACTGCCCGTGCCACGACCCCCAAGCCACTCACAGGGAGGGCTCCCCCGGCACCCCCCTTGGCAGCCATCGCTCTCTCGACAAACAAACGGAaaaaaaacaaacgaaaaaaagcccccaaacagaacaaaatggaaaaaaaataataaaagattttcacagatgaagaagttCACATTCATTCGATTCATTGAGCCTGCGGAGAGGGAAGAGATAGGAATTGGTCACtacggggcggggagggggacggGGCGGGAGACTGGGGGTAAGTGGCAAGGAGGGGGCCAGGAAGCCCCTCTCCCGAGCCTGTGGCAAGCGCAGGCTGGAAGGATGTGTTTGTAGCTGTCTAGTCAGTGCTCTGGGACTGGCTGCAGTCAGACTGGCTCTGAGATGGAGGAGAGTGACACAGGAAGGAGAAGCAGGGGCCGCACAGAGAGAGcgagagagcgagagagaagcGCtcagggctggggggcggggagaggggtgcCCTGTGTCCTCAGGaaggcgggcgggcgggcagcTCCCGGCGCATCACGACATGACAACCAGAGATCACGGTGTCCCCACAACACCCCTGTGAGGTAGGTTGGAAGGTGGCAGCGATCGTCATGCCCACTTCACAGACAAGACCGGGACACGAGGCGGGCGCAGGCGCGAGAGCAGAGGCCGAGCCTGGGCGTGGCGGGCGGGCCCTGCGGCCGGGCCCCTTGGCGCCGCCCCCGGCCCCCAGAGCTGTGGCCGGGCCCCACGGGGCAGCTGGCAGCACACACAGTCACTTGGACACGCGGGGAGAGATCGTGGGTTTAAAAATAAGAGAgtcaaaagaacaaaaaccatGAGAGTAATGCAGAGAGGGGCAAAAATATCCGTTTTCTTCCCAAGTGGCCAGATTGTGAGTGAGCGAGTCAGCAGCCGGGATGGCGACCTCCGGCTGAGCGGAtggcctgccccccacccccaggactaCCCACCAGTTCAACAGTTCCTCCTTTTATCTGCTGCGCGCTCTCCCCCAGCATCACGACAGCGTTACACAGGAACAAGCGGGCCGGCGGAGAGGCCTCTTCTTTAACCTCTGGACCCAGCACACACTTCCCCCAGCTCGTGGGGGCTCCCGGAGACCTCTGGCCACACGGCCCCCGCTGCAGGCATCAAGGACACACCCCGCAGGGGAAGGGGTTTCCGGCGCTACCCACTAAGGCAGGATGGACGGTGGCCGGGGGttggaaggagaaaggaggaggaggagggtggcaaTTCCCACTTGCCTGCTGCTGTCCCTGCTGTGTGGGCGGAGGCTGGGGGCCGCCGGGACCTGGAGTCTGTCCGTAGTAAGCGGCTTGCTGTCTGTAATATTCAGCCCAGGCGGCACTGTAGTCTGGCTGGGAACCCGGGGGTGCTCCTGGACCCCCTCCGGTGGCCACTTGAGCTGTGGGGGAGCAGAGGGTGGGTGAGCAGACCAGGATGCCGGCACGCCTGGTCCCACCCCTGTGGCCCGCCGGCTCACCCTGCTTCTTGTAGTACTCTTCCCAGGCCTTCGTGTAGTCCTGCTGCGGGGGCGCTCCAGGCTGCTGGGGCTGCTGGCCTGTGGGGGCAGGCCCCGAGGTCAGAGGACAGGCGGGGATGTGGCCACCCTCTCGCCCACCCCTCCCTAGCTGACTGGAGCTCCCGCGGCGGCCCAGGCACTCACCGATCTTTTTGTAATACTCTTCCCAGGCCTTGGTGTAGTCCGACTGGCCAGCAGGTGGAGGCTGCGGGGGCTCGCCCTGGGTGGGCGGGGCCgcgggggccggggccgggccAGGCACGGGGCCTGGGGGCTGCTGGTAGTAGTGTGAGTAGTAGGCGGCCCAGGCGGCGTTGGGGTcagcggcggcagcagcggcTTTATCTGCAGGCAGAGGGCGTGCGGGCTAAGCAGTGGCCAAGTAACCgacccctccccactgccctgctCAGATCCTTATACTCACTCGGGTCATGAGGAGCAGGCGGCTGCCACTGAGGGTAGGTGTTGCCCCAGCCCTGGGGTGGGTACTGGTGAGGAGGGGGGCCTCCAGCACTGAGGGTGAAAACGAGGGACACATGAGCCAGGTTACCCCAGGGTCCTTGCAGAGGACGGCCATAGCCTGGAAGGGGGCCCAGAGCACCCGTTATGTGGAACTGCAGATTCCTGGCCCAGGGAAAGGCATTAGACGACTGATGCAAGGGACACAGGCCATGTGGACTCAAGAATGTGACAATCCCCCACTACACAACACAGGATTACAGGATCTACATGTGGAGTGAAGACTAGGGCTAACACCCacagcatcttttaaaaatggtgtCTCTAAAACAACGGGTTGGCCAGGGTTGTGTTTGGCACCTCTGCAAGGTGGAATGGCCTTCTCGGTGGTGAGGAACACGGACACGGGGCCTGCCGGCCTCATTGCCAACACTGTGACCTCCCACATCCTAGGAGTCCGCGGGAATACTCACTGAGGGGGAGCCCCAGGTGGGCCCTGATTGAAGGGCCCAGGGTTGAAGGGCCCCATGGGGCCGGCAGGGCCTGGTCCCCCAGGGCCTGGTCCAACTGGGCAGAGGGGACCCTggagggaggagaagtggacgagaTCAGTGGAACAGGAGGAGAAGCTGGGCCCAGGTGCCCAGAACCCCTCCTGAGCTGAGCCCACCTCGATCTTCTCCTCAATGAGCTGCTTGGCATGGTCGATCTGCTGGGGCGAGCCCCGGATGATGAACAGCTTGAAGTTGGGGTCTCCGTTGGGTGGCAGCTGCCGAGATATCTCTACAAAGGCGCCTGTCTGCTGGTTTATGGCTTTCACGTTCTCGCCACCTGCAGGAGCCATGGGCAGTGagcagagggcaggaggaaagcgaggggaggggtggggcctgTGGAGGGGCCACTCACCTCGGCCGATGACCAGCCCGCACTTGTGGGTGGGGATGGAGAAGGTCATCTCCCCGCCTGGAGGGCCCCAGTTGCCTTGGCCCCTACCTCGACCTCGGCCTCCTGGGGGCATGCCAGGACCCCCTGGAGGGCCTGGGGGACCGCTCTGCAGGGCAGAGAAGAGATAGGATGGTTAATGCAGGCAGCCAGCCTGCCCTCCCACTTGAGCCCGCCCACTCAGCACACCCGACATCACTCACCCTGAGGCTTTGGAGGAGGTCGTTGATAATCCGCGCCGCGTGCTCACACCGGTCTGGGGGTCCCATGATGTGCGCTATCTTCTCAGGACCCGTCCCGTCGTCTGAGGTAGCACAGGAGAGCCAAAAAACAGTTACAAGAGATGCACAACTCCGAACCCCCAACGCCGAGCCCCGTCTGGAACATGTCTAAATGCCGCTGGCCGCCTTTCACGTGTTCAGGAGCAAGTGAGGATCCCTCCCGCACTTGGTGCCCCCAGAACTAGCAGACGCGCCTGGCAGAACCTAGAACTGACAACAAATCTCTCAAAAAGCACGGGCAGTCCGTCCTCCCCAAAAACCACTGGACTGGGCAGACGCCCATGGCTGGGGCCTCAGAGCTGATATCACCCAGGGGCCCAGGTGGCCTGTCAGGAGAGCCcttgagaggagagagggagaggacagCTTGGCAGGAGAGGAAAACACACTCCTCTTTACCTCGGGAAGCCTGCCTGTCACTCACTTTCTTACGGGGCTGCCCCAGAGGGGGACAAGGCGCGTCCTGCTGGTCTAGGAGTAACGAGGCACTGCAGACGCTAACCCCAGTGCCAAGCTGCCCATCTTGGACCCCCAAGAGTGACTCTTAGCAGAGCCCAGCTGGCCCCTGACCTTGTTTAAACTGTATCCGAACACCAGCGTCATTCTGGATCTTCTTGATCATCTCCCCACTCCGGCCAATGACCACACCCACAGAATGCCTGGGCACTGGCACCTGAAGGCGGGCAGGACAAAGGAGGATCAGCTGGGCTTTGTCACTGTC
This genomic window from Cervus canadensis isolate Bull #8, Minnesota chromosome 4, ASM1932006v1, whole genome shotgun sequence contains:
- the LOC122440297 gene encoding far upstream element-binding protein 2 isoform X2, whose amino-acid sequence is MSDYSTGGPPPGPPPPAGGGGGSGGAGGAGGGPPPGPPGAGDRGGGGPGGGGPGGGSAGGPSQAPGGGGPGIRKDAFADAVQRARQIAAKIGGDAATTVNNSTPDFGFGGQKRQLEDGDQPESKKLASQGDSMSSQLGPIHPPPRTSMTEEYRVPDGMVGLIIGRGGEQINKIQQDSGCKVQISPDSGGLPERSVSLTGAPESVQKAKMMLDDIVSRGRGGPPGQFHDNANGGQNGTVQEIMIPAGKAGLVIGKGGETIKQLQERAGVKMILIQDGSQNTNVDKPLRIIGDPYKVQQACEMVMDILRERDQGGFGDRNEYGSRIGGGIDVPVPRHSVGVVIGRSGEMIKKIQNDAGVRIQFKQDDGTGPEKIAHIMGPPDRCEHAARIINDLLQSLRSGPPGPPGGPGMPPGGRGRGRGQGNWGPPGGEMTFSIPTHKCGLVIGRGGENVKAINQQTGAFVEISRQLPPNGDPNFKLFIIRGSPQQIDHAKQLIEEKIEGPLCPVGPGPGGPGPAGPMGPFNPGPFNQGPPGAPPHAGGPPPHQYPPQGWGNTYPQWQPPAPHDPNKAAAAAADPNAAWAAYYSHYYQQPPGPVPGPAPAPAAPPTQGEPPQPPPAGQSDYTKAWEEYYKKIGQQPQQPGAPPQQDYTKAWEEYYKKQAQVATGGGPGAPPGSQPDYSAAWAEYYRQQAAYYGQTPGPGGPQPPPTQQGQQQAQ
- the LOC122440297 gene encoding far upstream element-binding protein 2 isoform X1, giving the protein MSDYSTGGPPPGPPPPAGGGGGSGGAGGAGGGPPPGPPGAGDRGGGGPGGGGPGGGSAGGPSQAPGGGGPGIRKDAFADAVQRARQIAAKIGGDAATTVNNSTPDFGFGGQKRQLEDGDQPESKKLASQGDSMSSQLGPIHPPPRTSMTEEYRVPDGMVGLIIGRGGEQINKIQQDSGCKVQISPDSGGLPERSVSLTGAPESVQKAKMMLDDIVSRGRGGPPGQFHDNANGGQNGTVQEIMIPAGKAGLVIGKGGETIKQLQERAGVKMILIQDGSQNTNVDKPLRIIGDPYKVQQACEMVMDILRERDQGGFGDRNEYGSRIGGGIDVPVPRHSVGVVIGRSGEMIKKIQNDAGVRIQFKQDDGTGPEKIAHIMGPPDRCEHAARIINDLLQSLRSGPPGPPGGPGMPPGGRGRGRGQGNWGPPGGEMTFSIPTHKCGLVIGRGGENVKAINQQTGAFVEISRQLPPNGDPNFKLFIIRGSPQQIDHAKQLIEEKIEGPLCPVGPGPGGPGPAGPMGPFNPGPFNQGPPGAPPHAGGPPPHQYPPQGWGNTYPQWQPPAPHDPNKAAAAAADPNAAWAAYYSHYYQQPPGPVPGPAPAPAAPPTQGEPPQPPPAGQSDYTKAWEEYYKKIGQQPQQPGAPPQQDYTKAWEEYYKKQAQVATGGGPGAPPGSQPDYSAAWAEYYRQQAAYYGQTPGPGGPQPPPTQQGQQQASGNCHPPPPPFSFQPPATVHPALVGSAGNPFPCGVCP